The Streptococcus respiraculi sequence GTCAATGGGGAGTGTTTCCTCCATAAGCGTTATTATATCTTGCTCTAACTCTGCTAGCTCATGAAGGAGGGGAAGAGGGAGTTCAGATAGGCTGGTGAAATGGTCCTTACTGATAATCAAGATATGCCCTGTTTTAATAGGGTCTATATCCCAAACTAGTTTGAAATGTTTGGTTTGATACAGAATGGCTTCCTCTGAAATATCGTGACAAAAGATACAAGTCATGCTCTGCTCCCCTTTTTAAGATGAGATAGTAAAAACCGAGAGCAAGTCCCAGTTTTTATGGTTCATAAGTAATAACGAAATATTTTTTCTTACCACGGCGGATAACGGTCAATTCGTTTTCGAGTTTGTCAGCTTCTGTCAATGTATAGTCAAGATCTTGTATGCGGTCTCCGTTCAGGTAAATCGCTCCATTTTGGACATCTTCACGAGCTTGACGCTTAGAATTCACAACGCCTGCAGTCACAAGGAGTTCAACAATGTTGAGATTATCCCCTGCTGTTACGGTGTAGTTTGGTACGCCACGAAGTCCTTGTTTGAGTTCTTTGACAGAAAGGTTTTTGATATTACCTGTAAAGAGTTGTTCGGTAATGTTCAGCGCTTCTTTGTAAGCTGCTTCACCATGGACCAAGGTCACCACTTCACGGGCAAGGATTTTCTGCGCTAGGCGCTCATGTGGCGCTGCTTCAAATTGTTTTCGAATTTCGTCGATTTCGTCAAGTGGCAAGAAGGTGAAAATCTTCAAGAAACGAATGGCATCTGCGTCCATGACATTCATCCAGAATTGGTACATCTCGTATGGTGAAGTCTTATCAGCGTTGAGCCAAACGGCATTGCCTTCTGATTTTCCGAATTTTTTACCAGTTGCATCGGTAATGAGTGGCACAGTGATGACATGGCCAGTTTTATCTGCCTTACGGCGGAGCAACTCAGTTCCTGCGGTCATATTGCCCCATTGGTCACTTCCGCCAATTTGGAGAGTGACGTTATGCAAGCGATTGAGTTCATAGAAGTCAAAGCCTTGCATGATTTGGTAGGCAAATTCTGTGTAGGAAATTCCTGTTTCAATCCGTTTTTTGACAGACTCCTTACTCATCATGTAGTTGACAGTGAAGTACTTACCGACATCGCGCAAGAAATCGATGAAGCTGATGCTGCCGAACCAATCATAGTTGTTGGTCATGACAGCTTTGTTGTCGCCATTTTCAAAATCAAGAAAACGTTCTAATTGGGTCTGGATACTTTTCACCCAGCTATCAACGGTATCTTTAGTTTGTAAGCTACGTTCTGCGTCTTTAAATGATGGATCGCCAATCAAGCCAGTTGCGCCTCCCACAAGTGGATAAGGCTTGTGTCCAGCTAACTGCAAGTGACGGCAGACGAGGATCGGGACCAAATGTCCTAAATGTAGACTGTCGGCAGTGGGATCGTAGCCTGAATAATAAGAGACTGTACCTTCTTCTAAGGCTTTTCGCAAAGCATCTTCATCTGTGGTTTGAAAGACCAAGCCACGTTCTTTTAGCTCATCAAAAATGTGCATGTCTCTTCTCCTTTTTAAGTTTTTTCATTAGCTTCCATTGTATCATATTTTAGGGCAAATCGCGTAGGAAATTTTCGTCAAAAGATAAAAAATATGATAAAATAGGGAAGATAAGGAGTTATCTATGACGACTAAATTACCTAAGAAAAAGAAAGAAACGAAGGAAATCGTTTCTTTGACAATCAGTGATATAGCCGGTATTGCTTTACGCACCTTAAAACTATTAGTAGACTTTGGAGCCATTGTCATTTTTTTGCTGGGGATATTCGGAACAGGGATTGGGCTGGGCTATGTTGCTAGTCTTTTTGATAGTGTAACGGTGCCTGATTCTACAAAATTAGTGCAACAAGTGACAGAAGTCAGCCGTATTTCAAAGGTGGTTTATGCTGATGGAAGTCTTGTTTCAGAGATTAGTTCAGATTTGTTGCGCTCTCCAGTAAATGGTGATGCGATTTCTGATAATGTCAAATACGCGGTCATTGCAACAGAAGACGCGACGTTTGAAAGTCATAATGGTGTCGTGCCGAAAGCGGTTTTGCGTGCGGCGCTTGGATCAGCAGGTGTCGGCTCATCAAGTGGTGGCTCGACCTTGACCCAACAGCTGATAAAACAACAGATTGTGGGAGATGCGCCGACTTTTAGCAGGAAAGCAAATGAAATCATCTCGGCTCTTGCTCTTGAACGTGCCATGAGTAAGGAAGAAATTTTAACGACCTATCTCAATGTTTCGCCGTTTGGACGCAACAATCAAGGGCGCAACATTGCAGGTATTGAGGCGGCGGCGCGTGGCATTTTTGGGAAGTCTGCTAAAGACTTAACTATTCCGCAAGCAGCTTTTATTGCAGGCTTACCACAGAGTCCAATTGTGTATTCCCCTTATACCGCTAGCGGTGGTTTTAAATCTGAAGAGGATATGGCCTACGGGATTGAACGTTCAAAAGATGTCTTGTACAACATGTACCGCTCGGGTTATATTAACAAAGAAGATTATGAGACCTATCTGGCCTATGATATTAAGAAGGATTTTGTTGCACCAGCTCCGATCTTAAAAGATACAAAGGATTACTTGTATTATGCGGTCTTGTCAGAGGCAGAGGATATCATGTATCGTTACTTGATCAAGAGAGATCAAGTCTCTGCGCAGGATTTGAAAAATGATGAGACAGTCAAAGCCTACAAGGATTTGGCAAAGCAGAGTATCAGCCAGGGTGGCTACACCATCACTAGTACGGTCAATAAAAATATTTACAGTGCCATGCAGTCTGTTGTGGCCAATTATGGTGAGGTGCTCGATAGTGGCGGTGGTTTGGTTGAGACCGGGAGTGTCCTTCTAGACAATCGAACAGGTGCTATTTTAGGTTTTGTGGGTGGTCGAGATTATAGCTCAAACCAGAATAACCACGCTCTTAATACCAAGCGATCTCCAGGTTCTACCATTAAGCCTTTTCTAGCTTACGGAGTTGCTATTGATCAAGGACTAATGGGCTCGGCTAGTGTCCTATCCAACTATCCAACAACTTTCTCTGATGGAACGCCTATTATGCACGTAAATAGTAGGGGAACAGGGATGATGACGCTACAAAATGCCTTGAATGTGTCAGCCAATATTCCAGCCTTTTGGACTTACAAAATGCTTCAAAATACAGGTGTAGATGTCAAATCCTATATGGATAAGATGAACTATGACATCGATTTGTATGATATTGAAAGTCTACCAATTGGGGGTGGAGTTGAGACGACGGTTGCTACCAACACAAATGCCTATCAGGCTCTTGCAAATGGTGGTGTTTACAATGAAAACTATATTGTAGAGAAAATTACGGCTCATGATGGGACGGTAATTTATCAACATGAAGCAAAACCTGAACAAGTCTACTCGAAAGCGACGTCTAGTATCATGATGATGCTTTTAAGGGGAGCGTTGGCATCAGGAGCTACTTCTACTTTCCCAGGACGCTTAGCAGCGCTTAACCCTCAAGCAGCAGCTAGTGATTTGGTTGGAAAAACAGGGACGAGTAACGATACAGCTGATGTCTGGCTCATGTTGGCAACACCAAAGATTACCTTGGGAACCTGGGCTGGTCATGATGACAATACGGGCATGGAGCTCTTGACGGGGTATAACAACAATTCAGCCTATGTTGCCTATTTGACGAGTGCTATTTATGAGGCGAGTCCAGAGTTGTTCGAGGGGCGATTTGAGTTGGATGACAGTGTGATTGCATCAAGTGTCTTAGCTTCTACTGGAATGCGACCAGCTACTGTTCATGTAAACGGTGTGCCAATTACGCCAGGCGGAGCGATGACAACCAGCTATTGGGCCAAGAATGGCGCCCCGATTACCGACTATAAGTTTATGATTGGTGGGACAGATGGCGACTATGTCAAAGCATGGAGTACCTTTACCCCTCCTGCGCCATCTAAACCAAAATCATCCTCAAGCTCAAGCAAAACTTCGTCGTCATCAGACACCAAGCCGGCTTCAAGTAGTGAATCTGAGCACTAATCTTGAGATAGCAACAAAGGAGTTAGCTAGTCGCTAGCTTCTTTTTTATTGTTTTTATTGTGGTCGTTTGGTTGTTTAAACCTGTGACTTCTTGTCAAGTGCTATCTCAAAAACCAGCGCTAAATTACCCTAAATTACCAACTGAAAAAGAAGGGTGAAAAGGCTTGAAAAATCAAGGGAAATAGTGTATAATAACCCTATATTATTTGTCGTGTGTCTTGTTTGAAATATTGTCCAAACAAGGCTTACAGCAGTTAAATCACACTTAGTTAAGGAAGATTTAGCTGCTCTTTTTGTGCTCATTTTTGGGATTTTGGGAGAATTGTCATCAATTCTTAAAGATTCTAAAAATTCTGACAAAACGGCAGTGTGTGATCTGGAGAATCAGATCTAGAGAAAAAAGAAGGAGCTAAAAACTTGGCAGGACATGAAGTTCAGTACGGCAAGCACCGTACCCGTCGTAGTTTTTCAAGAATCAAAGAAGTTCTTGATTTACCAAATTTGATTGAAATTCAAACCGACTCATTCAAAGAGTTCTTAGATCACGGTCTTAAAGAAGTTTTTGAAGATGTACTTCCAGTATCCAACTTTACAGATACAATGGAATTGGAATTTGTTGGTTATGAATTAAAAGAACCAAAGTATACCCTAGAAGAAGCGCGTATCCATGATGCAAGTTATTCAGCGCCAATCTTTGTGACCTTCCGCTTGATTAACAAAGAAACAGGCGAAATTAAGACACAAGAAGTCTTCTTTGGTGAATTTCCAATCATGACTGAAATGGGAACATTTATCATCAATGGTGGTGAGCGGATTATCGTTAGTCAGCTTGTACGTTCGCCTGGTGTTTACTTCAATGATAAGGTTGATAAAAATGGTAAGGTTGGTTATGGTTCAACTGTTATTCCAAACCGAGGTGCTTGGTTAGAGCTTGAGACAGACTCAAAAGACATCGCCTATACTCGGATTGACCGTACCCGTAAAATTCCATTTACAACGCTTGTGCGCGCACTTGGATTCTCAGGTGATGATGAAATCTTTGATATCTTTGGTGATAGTGAGTTAGTTCGTAATACCATTGAAAAAGATATTCATAAAAATCCAGCTGATTCACGGACCGATGAAGCCCTCAAGGAAATTTATGAGCGCCTTCGTCCAGGTGAGCCTAAGACAGCAGAAAGCTCACGTAGCTTGTTGACAGCACGTTTCTTTGACCCACGTCGTTATGACTTAGCGCCTGTTGGTCGTTACAAGATTAACAAGAAATTGAACCTCCGTACTCGCTTGCTCAACCAAACTTTGGCTGAACACGTGATTAATGGTGAAACAGGTGAAATTGTTCTTGAAGCTGGCACTGTCTTAAACCGTGATGTACTTGAGTCAATCGAAGATCAATTCGATGAATTGAACTTGGTGGAATACATTCCAAATGATGCGGCAGTTGTGGTAGAGCCTGTCTTGCTTCAAAAATTCAAGATTGTCGCACCAACTGATCCGGACCGTGTTGTAACTGTCATCGGAAATGCGAATCCAGCAGAAAATGTGCGTACGATTACACCAGCCGATGTCTTGGCTGAGATGAGCTACTTCCTCAACCTTGCAGAAGGTCTTGGTCGCGTTGATGATATTGACCACCTTGGAAATCGTCGGATTCGTGCCGTAGGTGAATTGCTTGCTAACCAAGTGCGTATCGGGTTGACCCGTATGGAGCGCAATCTCCGTGAGCGCATGAGTGTACAGGACAATGAAGTCTTAACTCCACAACAAATTATCAATATCCGTCCTGTAACAGCAGCAATCAAAGAATTCTTTGGTTCATCTCAGTTGTCGCAGTTCATGGACCAACACAATCCATTATCAGAGTTGTCCCACAAACGCCGTTTATCTGCCTTAGGGCCTGGTGGTTTGACCCGTGACCGTGCAGGTTACGAAGTTCGTGACGTGCATTATACCCACTATGGTCGTATGTGTCCGATTGAAACGCCTGAGGGACCAAACATCGGTTTGATTAATAACTTGTCTTCTTATGGACATTTGAACAAGTATGGCTTCATTCAAACACCATACCGTAAGATTGATCGTGCGACTGGTACGGTTACCAATGAAATCGTCTGGTTGACTGCTGATGAAGAAGATGCTTACATCGTTGCGCAATCGACTTCTCCACTTGATGAGAACAACCGTTTTGTAGACAAGATTGTCATGGGACGTCACCAAGGTAACAACCAAGAATTCCCAGCGGAATCTGCGGATTTTATGGACGTGTCACCTAAGCAGGTAGTTGCTGTTGCGACAGCATGTATTCCTTTCCTTGAAAACGACGATTCCAACCGTGCACTCATGGGTGCCAACATGCAGCGTCAAGCCGTGCCATTGATTGATCCAAAAGCTCCTTATGTAGGAACTGGTATGGAATATCAAGCAGCCCACGATTCAGGAGCAGCAGTTATTGCGCAGCATGATGGAAAAGTTATCTATGCAGATGCAGATAAGGTTGAGGTACGTCGCGAAGACGGCTCGCTTGATGTCTACCACATTCAAAAATTCCGTCGTTCCAACTCAGGTACAGCCTATAACCAACGTACACTTGTTAAAGTAGGTGATATCGTTGAAAAAGGCGACTTTATCGCAGATGGACCGTCTATGGAAAATGGGGAAATGGCGCTTGGACAAAATCCAATCGTTGCCTACATGACGTGGGAAGGATATAACTTCGAGGATGCGGTCATCATGAGTGAGCGTCTGGTGAAAGACGATGTCTATACATCTGTTCACTTGGAAGAATACGAATCAGAAACCCGCGATACCAAGTTAGGCCCTGAAGAAATTACTCGTGAAATTCCAAACGTTGGTGAAGATGCGTTGAAAGACTTGGATGAAATGGGAATTATCCGTATCGGTGCTGAGGTAAAAGAAGGCGATATCCTTGTTGGTAAAGTGACTCCAAAAGGTGAGAAAGACTTGTCAGCAGAAGAACGTCTCCTCCATGCTATCTTTGGTGATAAATCTCGAGAAGTTCGTGATACTTCTCTTCGTGTGCCTCATGGTGCTGACGGTGTTGTTCGCGATGTCAAAATCTTTACCCGTGCAAATGGCGATGAATTGCAATCTGGTGTCAACATGCTGGTTCGTGTCTACATTGCTCAAAAACGTAAGATTAAGGTCGGAGATAAGATGGCGGGACGCCACGGAAATAAAGGGGTGGTCTCTCGTATCGTACCAGTAGAAGATATGCCATACCTTCCAGACGGAACACCAGTTGATATCATGTTGAATCCGCTTGGGGTACCTTCTCGTATGAATATCGGACAGGTTATGGAACTTCACCTTGGAATGGCTGCTCGTAACTTGGGCATTCACATTGCAACACCAGTATTTGACGGGGCAAGTTCAGAAGATTTATGGTCAACGGTTAAAGAAGCTGGTATGGATAGCGATGCTAAAACGATTCTCTATGACGGACGTACTGGTGAGCCGTTTGATAACCGTGTATCTGTTGGGGTCATGTACATGATTAAACTCCACCACATGGTTGATGATAAACTTCACGCACGTTCAGTAGGACCATACTCACTTGTTACCCAACAACCTCTTGGAGGTAAGGCCCAGTTTGGTGGACAACGTTTCGGTGAGATGGAGGTTTGGGCACTTGAAGCTTATGGTGCTTCAAACGTTCTTCAAGAAATCTTGACCTACAAGTCAGATGATGTCAATGGTCGTTTGAAAGCCTATGAAGCAATTACTAAAGGAAAACCAATTCCAAAACCAGGTGTGCCAGAATCATTCCGCGTATTG is a genomic window containing:
- a CDS encoding HIT family protein, which translates into the protein MTCIFCHDISEEAILYQTKHFKLVWDIDPIKTGHILIISKDHFTSLSELPLPLLHELAELEQDIITLMEETLPIDGVTLARNDKNLMDEETHFHSHLIPRQKEDGFWDRIEVQKQIIPLEDFVHQLSTNKYSGLKKE
- the tyrS gene encoding tyrosine--tRNA ligase yields the protein MHIFDELKERGLVFQTTDEDALRKALEEGTVSYYSGYDPTADSLHLGHLVPILVCRHLQLAGHKPYPLVGGATGLIGDPSFKDAERSLQTKDTVDSWVKSIQTQLERFLDFENGDNKAVMTNNYDWFGSISFIDFLRDVGKYFTVNYMMSKESVKKRIETGISYTEFAYQIMQGFDFYELNRLHNVTLQIGGSDQWGNMTAGTELLRRKADKTGHVITVPLITDATGKKFGKSEGNAVWLNADKTSPYEMYQFWMNVMDADAIRFLKIFTFLPLDEIDEIRKQFEAAPHERLAQKILAREVVTLVHGEAAYKEALNITEQLFTGNIKNLSVKELKQGLRGVPNYTVTAGDNLNIVELLVTAGVVNSKRQAREDVQNGAIYLNGDRIQDLDYTLTEADKLENELTVIRRGKKKYFVITYEP
- the pbp1b gene encoding penicillin-binding protein PBP1B yields the protein MTTKLPKKKKETKEIVSLTISDIAGIALRTLKLLVDFGAIVIFLLGIFGTGIGLGYVASLFDSVTVPDSTKLVQQVTEVSRISKVVYADGSLVSEISSDLLRSPVNGDAISDNVKYAVIATEDATFESHNGVVPKAVLRAALGSAGVGSSSGGSTLTQQLIKQQIVGDAPTFSRKANEIISALALERAMSKEEILTTYLNVSPFGRNNQGRNIAGIEAAARGIFGKSAKDLTIPQAAFIAGLPQSPIVYSPYTASGGFKSEEDMAYGIERSKDVLYNMYRSGYINKEDYETYLAYDIKKDFVAPAPILKDTKDYLYYAVLSEAEDIMYRYLIKRDQVSAQDLKNDETVKAYKDLAKQSISQGGYTITSTVNKNIYSAMQSVVANYGEVLDSGGGLVETGSVLLDNRTGAILGFVGGRDYSSNQNNHALNTKRSPGSTIKPFLAYGVAIDQGLMGSASVLSNYPTTFSDGTPIMHVNSRGTGMMTLQNALNVSANIPAFWTYKMLQNTGVDVKSYMDKMNYDIDLYDIESLPIGGGVETTVATNTNAYQALANGGVYNENYIVEKITAHDGTVIYQHEAKPEQVYSKATSSIMMMLLRGALASGATSTFPGRLAALNPQAAASDLVGKTGTSNDTADVWLMLATPKITLGTWAGHDDNTGMELLTGYNNNSAYVAYLTSAIYEASPELFEGRFELDDSVIASSVLASTGMRPATVHVNGVPITPGGAMTTSYWAKNGAPITDYKFMIGGTDGDYVKAWSTFTPPAPSKPKSSSSSSKTSSSSDTKPASSSESEH
- the rpoB gene encoding DNA-directed RNA polymerase subunit beta codes for the protein MAGHEVQYGKHRTRRSFSRIKEVLDLPNLIEIQTDSFKEFLDHGLKEVFEDVLPVSNFTDTMELEFVGYELKEPKYTLEEARIHDASYSAPIFVTFRLINKETGEIKTQEVFFGEFPIMTEMGTFIINGGERIIVSQLVRSPGVYFNDKVDKNGKVGYGSTVIPNRGAWLELETDSKDIAYTRIDRTRKIPFTTLVRALGFSGDDEIFDIFGDSELVRNTIEKDIHKNPADSRTDEALKEIYERLRPGEPKTAESSRSLLTARFFDPRRYDLAPVGRYKINKKLNLRTRLLNQTLAEHVINGETGEIVLEAGTVLNRDVLESIEDQFDELNLVEYIPNDAAVVVEPVLLQKFKIVAPTDPDRVVTVIGNANPAENVRTITPADVLAEMSYFLNLAEGLGRVDDIDHLGNRRIRAVGELLANQVRIGLTRMERNLRERMSVQDNEVLTPQQIINIRPVTAAIKEFFGSSQLSQFMDQHNPLSELSHKRRLSALGPGGLTRDRAGYEVRDVHYTHYGRMCPIETPEGPNIGLINNLSSYGHLNKYGFIQTPYRKIDRATGTVTNEIVWLTADEEDAYIVAQSTSPLDENNRFVDKIVMGRHQGNNQEFPAESADFMDVSPKQVVAVATACIPFLENDDSNRALMGANMQRQAVPLIDPKAPYVGTGMEYQAAHDSGAAVIAQHDGKVIYADADKVEVRREDGSLDVYHIQKFRRSNSGTAYNQRTLVKVGDIVEKGDFIADGPSMENGEMALGQNPIVAYMTWEGYNFEDAVIMSERLVKDDVYTSVHLEEYESETRDTKLGPEEITREIPNVGEDALKDLDEMGIIRIGAEVKEGDILVGKVTPKGEKDLSAEERLLHAIFGDKSREVRDTSLRVPHGADGVVRDVKIFTRANGDELQSGVNMLVRVYIAQKRKIKVGDKMAGRHGNKGVVSRIVPVEDMPYLPDGTPVDIMLNPLGVPSRMNIGQVMELHLGMAARNLGIHIATPVFDGASSEDLWSTVKEAGMDSDAKTILYDGRTGEPFDNRVSVGVMYMIKLHHMVDDKLHARSVGPYSLVTQQPLGGKAQFGGQRFGEMEVWALEAYGASNVLQEILTYKSDDVNGRLKAYEAITKGKPIPKPGVPESFRVLVKELQSLGLDMRVLDEDDQEVELRDLDEGEDDDIIHVDDLEKARAKAAADAAAAFAAESEE